Proteins encoded by one window of Halomonas sp. SH5A2:
- a CDS encoding RNA pyrophosphohydrolase, with amino-acid sequence MIDADGFRPNVGIIIANRQGQLLWARRVGQNAWQFPQGGIKSSETPQEALFRELHEEIGLTANDVDIVACTRGWLRYRLPRRMIRTHSRPVCIGQKQKWFLLQIRCEDSRICMTATPKPEFDGWRWVSYWYPLGQVVPFKREVYRRALRELSPRVQRLALIDE; translated from the coding sequence GTGATCGACGCTGACGGCTTTCGCCCCAATGTTGGCATTATTATCGCCAACCGCCAGGGGCAGCTGCTATGGGCGCGTCGTGTAGGACAGAATGCGTGGCAGTTTCCCCAGGGAGGCATCAAATCAAGCGAGACGCCGCAAGAAGCTCTTTTTCGTGAACTTCACGAAGAAATTGGTCTGACCGCCAATGACGTTGATATTGTCGCTTGCACCCGGGGCTGGCTGCGCTACCGTCTGCCACGACGCATGATTCGCACACATTCGCGGCCAGTTTGTATTGGCCAAAAGCAGAAGTGGTTTTTACTCCAGATCCGCTGCGAGGACAGCCGTATCTGCATGACGGCGACGCCCAAGCCCGAGTTTGATGGGTGGCGGTGGGTGAGCTACTGGTACCCCCTTGGTCAGGTTGTGCCGTTCAAGCGTGAAGTGTATCGCCGTGCGCTCCGCGAGCTATCGCCCCGCGTTCAACGATTGGCATTAATAGATGAGTGA